Below is a window of Podarcis muralis chromosome 5, rPodMur119.hap1.1, whole genome shotgun sequence DNA.
tttaaaatgtgcttttttgTGGGGTGAGGGGCTGTTggcttgtttttttattattattatgtgttttgtggttttacatcttgattttattttgtgaaccgccctgagacggTATAGgccggtatataaattcaataaaataaaataaaatacactcccCCCCCATCACTTGAATCCTGTGTcccgtcccgtcccgtcccccccaaaaaacgctCCCCAGTCCTCCCAGAACACTCTCATCTCTTCTGACTGCAGCCTGGGAAACTCTATATAGCCTTAGCCTCCCAATGCAGAGTGGCCCCTTTTCTCAGAGGAACGCTGCAACAGGTGAGAAAGGCGCTTCTGGCGCGCAGGGTGGGCGGCGGCgtcagcagcagctgcagagccTCCCAGGGCCTCTTGTTGAAAGGTCTCCTAGCAACCTCCCGGCCAATGGGGCGCCgcgtggggaagggggaggcggGGCCCGCGCAGTCCGCCCGCGCGTGGGCGGGGCCAGGTCGGTTAGtgccggaggcggcggcggcggcgaaggaGGTAGAAGCAGCCGAGGTCGCCAGCTTGCCCCGCCCCCTGTCCTCTCTCTCGCAGCAGCAGGTGGGCAGCGCCAGGTACCTGGCAGGTGAGGGGAGGGCAGCTGCCACTCAGaccagcgcgggggggggggcggagttgCCCCAGGAGCAGGTTTGGGCTTGGGGGGCGGCAGCTCACCCGCCCCACCCCGAGGTGGGTGGGgggtagggagggaaggagaatagGAAATAATGCCaacgggggggtgggggacagatgCATAGGGAGGCGGTGCACACGTGGAAGCGGGccttgcggtggggggggggtgtgctaaCTCGAGCTGCAGCTGCATTGTAGATTTGTGAAGGgagcacgagggtcatctagtccagccccgttctgcaatgcaggactctctttgcaatgcaatgcaggaccCTAAGAATTTGGGGACAGGGGTCTCAAGCACCCACGTGCGCTTGCACCGCCCACGGGGTGGGATGGGGCTGCGCCTACAGTGTTAATCCCTAAATCCCCTGTGGTGACgtgttgttttctctctctatctatctcgtCCAGTGCTGATCGCTTGTCTGCTTGTAAGTAGCCAAACTGGATTccctgcctctcctccccccactcccgAGCTTTTGGAGATTTAAGTCCAGCCCCCCTCTTAAGTTGATGCGAGCTGTTTGTGGATCTGGTTAATCATTGCTTGGGACAGTCAAGGTTGTCTGCTAGTTTGGTATATGtcacagggatgacacctggtTGTTTTCCAGTTCATATTGTGCTTGAGCTGCGAAGTGTGGTTCTTGTGCGTTTTCTTAGCTCTGGTGAAAAGAAAAAATAGCAAGATCATCTAGTATTAGAAGGACAAATGGAAATGATAGTGTTGTACTTACTAAACTTATTTTTATCCACcaggcttttttaaaagtgtggttgTATAGCCTTTATGCAGTCCAGTTTCCCCAGATCTTTCCGGAGATTGCATGCTGATTCTTGTTACAGTGCAAAGACATTGTCCATCAGTTGCAGAAAAACTGTTCATTGTCCCCTCCTCTTGCTACCTTATGCTTCCCCAGACATCTAGTATAATACATACGGGAGACACACAAAGAGCTTGTTAGAAAATCTTAAGGTTAGTTATAGAGTTGTATAATTGCATCATTTCTGTGGCCCCTTAAATTATCCTTTGCAAAATTGGTTTTGTTTCATCCGGATAACAGAGCTGTCTATTAAGGAGATTACTTGCCAAATGAAAGGCTTAAGCTTTTATAAACTCTCTTTGCAATCTAATCTTAGAACACAGTTCTCCATGTGCTCTTCCTAGTTATGGTGTGCAGCACCGTCTCCTGTAATGACATCCTTACCCCATGGTTCATCTCTGAAGCCATGAGTAGCTGTGAACGAGATTTGAAATAAAGTTACGTGATGTCAACTGTTTTATGGACGCTTTGTCTCAACATTTGCAAAATAATCTGAACCCTGTTAGGGGAGGTACATATTCTGCTGCGGAAAGGGGGTTGTGTTTTTAAGAACTTGGAACaagcctcttttctttttggaTGACACAGCATGTGGTATTGAAAAGGCAGATGGTGTAATGTGATTGCACTGTAGTGCTGTAGGAACCTATTTATCTGCTGTCACTTAATTCTGAACTAGCCGGGGTTCTAAAATCTCACTTTAAACCTATTTATCAAGTCTAAATAATTTACAGCACCATATGAGCTTATAATCGAGCAGTTCTGCATGGAAAGGCTTGCAGTAAAGCTGCCATTATGAATTTGTTTTTAAACCTGCAGTTAAAATTTGCAACTCTCATAGTCTGAATTCAGCCCTGTGTTTACCTGTGTCCACTCTGTTCTGTGAAAATATTTATTCCTGGGGAGGGAATCCTAAGGCACAAATCGAAAATCCACACTGAAGCAAACCAATCAAGTGTTGTATGTTATATAGAGTGACAGGAAACACAGATGGGCAGGACAACACAGATGTTGTTAAGTACCATCTAGTGTGGGTGATTGTTAAATTGGGTTGAATTTTGTACTACCCAAAATTATACATTCATTCTAGGGATATtgaaagccaatgtggtgtagtgtttGGGTTCAAATCACTATATGGCCACAAAACTTACTGGGTCACCATGGGTCAGTGGTTGCCTCTTCGCCTATAATTTGATCTCTTTGGAGGAAGTGAGCCTAAAAATGTAATAGCTACTGGCATGTCAATGTCAAGAAAGCATTTTTCTCACATAAAATATAGGTAGCCACTATGCATCTTTTGAGCATGGCTGCGTAAATGAGCGAGTTTGCTACAACCAGAGGTGAGGTGGCTGGGTAGAGGAGACTTTGGACCCTATAAACTTTTATTTGGGAGAGGTTTGGCTCATGATTTCCATTTTCACTTTTAGCATATTATAAAGTCACCACGGGGTTATCTTCCTTAAGACGGTTTTGCTCTTTCCTATGAATGTGGCTTAAACTGACGTTTTTCTCCACTTCAGGGAGCTAGTTCTGAAGTTTATACCCTGACGCCGTCAATACTTCTTGCTACATGGAGTGATGAAGTAATCACCACGCGAAATTGGCTTGGTagcataaaaaaaaagaatagaggTAAATCGTCTCACAACTTTGTTCAATTCTGATGTGATATTCTGACCTCGAGTGAATCAGATTTTCTTCCCAGTTTTGAAAAATCATGGAAATATTGTCAGTAATGTCTCTTCCCTCTTTGTGCAGCacacttttttggggaggaattAACACCGATTCCTGAATGCTTCTattccccctccacccccctgTGAAGAATACAGAGTTGATGTGATTGCATATTGATAAACTTCCAATGTATAAAACCCTTTCGTTGCTTATAAGAGCCCATTTGCCATACACGGATGATAAGGCAATTTGTCTAACGCAACCTTgttacttttccttttcttcacatGGATGATTAAGTATTGATTTGTAACTTGAGGTTTACCTAACTATCACAAACCTCTGCATGGTTTATAAACTGTTAGCCAGGCCCATGGATCTGAAAATCAAAGAGTGTGGCTTCTAACATACATAGAATGCCTCCTGTGCCTGCTTTAGCCTCTCATTTGATTTAAATACTCACGTTAATCTAAAACGTTCTTGCTATTGTAGGAGATGCTTACGTAGGAGATTTAACCCGCAGTGGCTCATAATGCTTCTCTGCTGAAGCAGTTGATCTGTTTCTCTGGATGCGTTAGTTGCTATGGGAGATTGGAACACTGTTACAGTGCCAGCACTGTCGCCAGGTGAATTATTGAAGTCATAAGTTAAATTTTGGATGTCTTAATGCAGGAAGGGTTGATTATAATTATTAAAAGATCTTAGCAGTTGATAGTCGAGACTGACCGTCTGTATACAAAATAGTTAAATTAATCTTTAAAATGGAAATGCATAACTATGTAACTGCTTCTAATAGGTTTTGCTGAAGAAAGTTGTTTTTTGCAGAattgtgagatatatatatatatagagagagagagagaggtagctAAGTATTTCCATCTAACAATCAACagtaaatttattgtaatgtCTTGTATGTTCAGAGTGTTGTGGCTAACGTAGTAAGCTTTGTTGGGGAAAGTTGAGGCATAAGATGCTGTATCTACAAGGTCACTCGTACTGATTATACATAAGAAAGAAGGAAAGTACATTTGTTATTTAATCAGATGCAAAGCTTCATAGTGAGAGATGTCGCCACAAATCTTTTGGAATTGTTCTTATAATTAGCTTGCTGGATGTCATAGCTCTTGGTTTCCAACGTTTAACTGCCGTTGGTTAGTCATCCAAATTATTCAattgtttattgtttatctttGTTATGCAGGAATTACACTTGCCTTGAAACCATCTTGAATGGTCTCTGATGATAGGTATACTTGTTTCAGTAAAACAAAAACGATTGGtaatatttttgtaatattttgctttttcctctccaGATAATATCACTTGGTATACCTCAGGCAGAAACATGTCCCCCTCAAGCTTAAGTGCACAGCAAGCGCATTGCTCACCACTGCCTTTGTCCAAAAGTGCGCACAGCTTTTTCAGTGCCTTCTGCACAGAAGAGAATGTTGAACAGAGCCTCTCCTATCTTAACAGGGTAAATTGACTTAATTGTGTAGCAAATATAAGCATGCTCTTTGAGGAATGAATGCCCCACTCcactcctcccacccacccacccaccaaccacTAACCACTAAGCATTTGCTCCTTATGGCAGGAATAGTACTCTGTTTGATAAAGACCTGAATGTTGCCAGAGACTGGTTTAAAAGGAATTTGTTCTGTTGCGCTAGGAGCTGACCACGCTGGGCTTCCCTTCGCTTTATGCAGACTCCAGAGGCAAAGAGTTAAACGTAGTATCGGTTTTAAACTGTGTGAATGACATGCTGCTGCTTCAGCGCAAGACTCTGCGAGCTCAGGAAGAAACAGAAACCCAGCATCTAAAACTGGGTAGTGACATGGACCACCTCCAGAACAGCTATACTAAGTTAAAGGTGcaacattttattattaattgttttattttatttggagtTCTCGTTTGCTCTTGATTCCATGGCAGGTTGCAGCCATAAAATTCATTGGAACGCCACCAACGCATAAAAAGGAATGCTGTGTGCAGTATCAGAATGCAGCATtacagcagataataataataataataataataataataataataataataattattattattattattattattatttattatttataccccgcccatctggctgagcttccccagccactctgggcggtttccattcaaatgttaaaaacagtacagcattaaatattgaaaacttccctgaacagggctgccttcagatgtcttttaaagataggatagctgcttatttccttcacatctgaagggagggtgttccacagggtgggcgccactactgagaaggccctctgtctggttcccaggaagctcacttctcgcaatgagggaaccgccagaaggccctcggcgctggatctcagtgtccgggctgaacaatgggggtggagacgctccttcagatatactggactgaggccgtttagggctttaaaggtcagcaccaacacggaaacgtactgggagccaatgcagatcactcaggaccggtgttatgtggtcccggcggccagtcccagtcaccagtctagccgccgcattctggattaattgcagtttccgggtcaccttcaaaggtagccccacttagagcacattgcagtagtccaagcagacaACCAACCATTTACCACTGTCCACCTCAGATCAACCCCCTCTTAAAGCCCAGGCAACTCAGTGTTTAACTGGCACCAAAAGATTAATGATGGTGCAAACTGTTTTCCAAggagaagggagttccataaacaGGGTGCCATCTTAGAGTGCAGTGATTACTCCCTAAAAAATGAACAGCGAGAGGGGCCTTTCCTGATAACCTTAGCACAAGGGGCACAAATAGGGAGAGGTGGCTCTTTCAAATATTTGTGCCCCTAGTCATTTTGCTTTTAATGCTAACTCCTTGAATTGGGCTTGGTAGCATACAATAGACGAAGATTATTCTGAGATACTGAGCTGATCACCTGGCCTGCTTTCCATTTATCTTCTGAAGTAGAATTTGGATTTATTATTGCAGGTAAATAGaatattttaaatgtgtgcttttatgtcAACTGACTTACTTAGAATGCCCTCAGTATTTTGTAAGGGAACTCGCTTCAGCCTTGTCATGGACGCAATGTTTAGCTTCCCTGTGTGCCACAATATAGGCATGTATTTTTTTTAGAGTATATCACATGAAAAACTCATAGCGATTAGAGCAAATTCTTGAAGTTGCATTTCACATCAGGGGGCCTTTTACTGCCATATCCTTTTGGTTGGGTCTTCATAGCAGTGCGCTTTATTTAATTCAGAGCAGCGCTACAGCCAGGGCCTTTTTGCAACAATATTCATGGAGTACTGgaacatttatattttatttttatttttttgctgcctgTGCCAGCCATTTTATGCAGGCACTCATGGCACTTTTATCGCTACATGAGTATggtcatatctctctctctctctctctctctctctcttttttttttttaaaaaagcacttgcTATGGTAGATATCCTGGTGGTTCTCTCTTTAACACAGCATACTTTGCATGCAGTAGTATAAATGGCTATCAGCCCTACCACTTGTAGCCTTGTGTAAACGGATTAATTCCAGAAGGCAGAGTGTGCTGTGCAACGCACAGGGTCACAATTAGGATTAGTCCCACCTTATTCCAGGTCTGCAGGTTGGAGGCAAATTGATCAACTTCATTAAAATACAGAAGAACATAGAACTTGATTTCAATGCATTCCATGAAGGTAAGCTGTTGTGCTAATGCCCTGGGGTTCAGACTAATAGAAGCCAGTCGCTTAGTACTAAGTGTTTGTTTCTGTGACCGAACACTACAATCTCAGTAGTTTGGCAGCAGCCAGTTGTGTTTCAGGTAAACTTGTGAGAGTGAATTGTGGGTcacttcctctccccctcttttttttttaaacaggagCAGCTGGAAGCCTCTAGAAGAGAAATAGTTGGACTTCAAGAAAGGGACAGGCAGTTGCAATGCAAAAACAGGAATCTACACCAGTTGCTAAAAACGGAAAAAGATGAGGTTAGTCAGCCTGTACGTTGATGGCAGTGGCATTGATAATTTTTGCTAGACTGagtgaacttttaaaaaatattgccaGCCTTTCATTTAAAAGGAAATTCACTAGGTGTGGAGTTGTTGAAACCTGTGTTTGCAGCAGGCTTGTGTAATTGACGGTGTGgaagctgtagccctccagatggtgatggactacagctcccatcatcactgaccagcACTGGCTGCTGATTTTCTGGGGTTCTAAAATGTGAAAGCTTCCCACACAACTACACATGGTTGCCTTCCACAATTTGGAAGGTGACGTGACCAGGGGCTAGAGCTGGCATACtcaatgcgggtggtgctgtggtctaaaccactgagcctgttgggcttgccggtcataaggttggcggttcgaatccccgcgatggagtgagcccccgttgctctgttctagctcctgccaacctagcagtttgaaagcatgccagtgcaagtagataaatagatactgtggtggtaaggtaaaggatgtttccgtgtgctctggtttccgtcacggtgttccattgtgcgagaagtggtttagtcatgctggccgcatgatctGGTAAGCTGTCTAagcacaaacgccggctccctcaccctgaaagcaagatgagcatcacaccccatagtcacctttgactatgtccaggggtcatttaccttttacctttactcaaCCCAGCAGCCCACCTATTTTGTGTTAAATAAACACATTTCTAGGAAACTCTGCACTGCATCTGCAGTTTCACACCACAGGTAATCAAGTTGTTTTCACGATTATTAACTCTGAAATGAAATAGAGGTGATTTAACGTTATTAGCATCTTAGTTTTTCATTCTAAATCTGCTCAATAGCTTttaagtaaggttaccagatgttcctgtttcctggggacagtccctggatttacaaatcagatcccatacaaaatccattgaagttgagaagtgtccccagattcattgaaaatcatctggtaaccttactttgaAGGACTCCTTGGAACAGTAGGGAAGGTTGTGTAGGCAAAAGAGAATTTGTGGGTCACCCCTCCCATTTTATTTGGCTCAAGGAAGCTTCCACTGTATCAAAGAGCTTTCCAGAAGCAGTGACACAATTGCATCCAAACCAATAATTGGAATTTCTGGCTGCATCAATAGCAGAAATACTGACCTAAGCAGTTTCATATTAGGCAGGAATTTTAATTCAAAATCAAGAgtaatcttttctttaaaaatatgcattttgtaggTACAGAAACTACAGAACATTGTTGCAAGTCGAGCCACCCAGTACAATCATGATAtgaagaggaaagaaagagaatacAACAAATTGAAGGAGCGCTTTCATCAACTTCTTATGAACAAGAAAGATAAAAAAATGAGTATGTCTTCTAAATCTTTTTCTAGGGGTGGGGCTGGTCAGTTTTGTTTCGCACTCTAGTTTTAAGTGATCAGTCATTGCCCTTTTTGTTTCCAAACTGATAGGCATGGAAACTCCTAAATTTTGGTAAATTCTGGCAGTTTAGGGAAGACTGTTCCTCAGGTTGCATTGTCCAAACATCATGATGCAGGAAAAGTGGTACCTTCGAAGAAacacagtacagtcgtaccttggaaatccattcgacttccaaaacgtttggaaaccaaagtgcagcttctgattggctgcaggaagctcctgcagccaattggaagctgcggtagccccgtcggacgtttggattccaaagaatgttcacaaaccggaacaatcacttccgggtttgcggagtTGGgagagccaaaacatccgagtaccaaggtgtttgggatccagggtacgactgtatattgctTTTCTCAGAACCTAACTTGATATGAAGCCTAACTCGGGGTTGGCAGGTAGACGGCACTGGATGTTTCTGGTATGTTTAGGTTCGGACATAGCAAGGACGACAACCAGTGCCAACTTGCCAATGTCCATCTGCATGAGGCTGAAAGTGGACAGTGTAATGACACAGTCTCACTCACTTGGGCTTCTGGTACTTCACACAgcataatgcaatacaaaatgtATGGTCAATTGTCATCTTCTAGGGTGtctgaaatgtgtttttattttctccttcttgCAGCCATGGATGTTCTAAACTATGTAGGTAGAGTTGATGGCAAGAGAGGTGCATGGAGAACTGGGAAAACAGAAGCGAGGTGAGCCGGTCAATGTCTAATGTTAAAGAGCTATTACTGCTTTATTTTTGCTTACGACAcagttttatttttgcatttttcatgCTTAGTTACTATGCGTGTTCTGCTTTCAGAAACGAAGAGGAGATGTTCAAAGCTCTCTTAAACGAGTACGAACAGCGTCAGAAGCAGCTTCTGATAGAAAATGCTGAGCTCAAAAAGCTGCTTCagcaaatgaagaaggagatAATCTCTCTCCTTCCATCACAGAAGCAGAAACCCAAGGAGAAGGCTGAAGATGGCAATGGAACTGtaagttttaaaacacacacacacagaaagcaaaaacaaaattgcACCGTAAGATGTTGTACCATGAGATCGTATGAATTGTTTTTCACTTTTGTCTTCTGCAATTCATCTTTTAAATGGTTAGACTTGCATCTTCCACCAGGTGCTACTTGAGTAGTTCCGAACTAAGATAACCATACAGTCAATGGGAATTAGTCACAAGTAACCTAActtcctgttgtctttgtccatggagttttcttggcaaggatacaggagtggcttgccggttcctgctccaggtggatcacgtttggtcaaaactctccactatgacctgttcatcttgtgtgccctgctcggcatagttcatagcttctctgagttcttcaagccccttcgccacggcaaggcagtgatccatgaagggatcccatggactgcaagaagatcaaacacatccattcttaaggaaatcagccctgagtgctcactggaaggacagatcgtgaagctgaggctccagtactttggccacctcatgagaagagaagactccctggagaagacactgatgctgggaaagatggagggcacaaggagaagggggcgacagaggacgagatggttggatagtgttttcgaggttaccggcatgagtttgaccaaactgcgggaggtagtggaggacagaggtgcctggtgtgctctggtccatggggtcacgaagagtcggacacgactaaacgactaaacaacaacaacaacctaactTCTCCTGTTGACTTCAAAATGTGCCATAGTCAGGCTTTAACGCCACATGTTTTATTTTCTGCAAGACAGGAACAGCAGATTTCTGTTCCTTGGGGGAGAGCATAGTTTATATATATACGGGTGTGTTTTCATTAACTTGGGCATGTTGGAATTGTTTCTCTTAAACCAGAAATTAAATTTCTGCCAgcagcatttcattttttttatatttcccATTATTACACAAACTTCAGAGCTAGATTATATGTGCAAAACAGATTAACTCCAGCTAAACTGCCCTGGTATTTGACTCCCCTTATTATTCTATCTACTCTGTGCGCCTGTATCTGCCTGTTACTTTCACTGCTTCCATAGTTATTAAAGCATCACTTGACAGTCATCATAACATTTAACACTATAACATTTGAACACATTGTGTCATTCTTTTTTACTTTCAGTAGATGGAGTTATTGCTTTATTTTGCCACAAGAAACACCCTGGTTTATAGGATTGGAACTAGTGACTTAGGGTGGCAGGCTTAAAGCACGAGAGAAATTGGGAGATTCTTGGGGACTGAATTAATGTATCTTCTTTGAAGAATTATATTTTgtgggtgtgttgttttttttaaaaaatatgatcaAGGTACTATTTTCCTGAAATGTTCTATGCTGCCTTTTCAACTGCATTTGCAGTATATTTgacaaaaacatgttttttaaaaaaagtttttggagCCAATGCAATTTCACAACCAGTTCTGAGTGGATCATGTCCAGAAAAACAGGATTTTAGAATTCTGAGCTGCCTTAACTGGTAGGAGATGCTGGTTAAAGGCTATGGAAATATCCTTTTATTTAAGCGGTTTTCTAGAGGAGGTGTACACATTGTGCATATAAATAGCTGTGTAGATGAATAGCCTGTGCTGGAAAGCATAATGTTGTAATCATAACTTATGTATATTTGTTTGAAGATTTATCTTCGTTTTTCAactcaaaaaaagttctcaaaaTAGGAGCACTAAAAGCAAAATATTTACAGTCAACCATCTACATTAAAACACAAACTAAATCAACAGTATTAAAAGTAGGATAATATGAACCAAACAATCCCACAATTAGCACATACACTTTTGGAAACCACTGCTGCTTCATGGATATTGTCTAAACCAGGCATTTCCTTTCAGGTTCTCTCAGACATGGAGGAGGACTCTGGAGAAGCAAATAAAGAGAATGTGTGGGAACTTTCTTGTGAAACAGTGCGTGAACAGCTTGCTAACAGCATTCGGAAACAGTGGAGAATGCTGAAAAATCATGTGGAAAACCTGGACAACCAAGGTAAAAGTAGAGACCTGCATCATACTTGAGCCATCTTTAATCCTTCTGTAATGTTGGTTGAGCACTTGCTATGGAAATACCTATTTAATACAGTTTTCTAGTGGTGCTGTGATCACTCACTACAAAACATCTCAAGCAATAGAAACTGGATTTTCCTTACTACAGGGGAACAGCTAGAAGAAAGTTGCATTTAATACAATCATTTTATTTAAGATACATTATGACAGAAAAATTTTGTTATGCCCTTCAGGAATTGGGGAACAAAACTTACATCATTGTCTATTTACAAATCACATAATTCATAATCACACAAGCATTATTAGCAGGTTTGACTTTAATGGAAAATTCTTGGTCTCCCAGTTCTTTCAGTTGTAGAAGTTTTGAGAATAGCACTTCTGTTATCCTGTATTTTCAGGCattttgggttcttctgctttccATCTGTAAGGTTTTATCCTTCTATATATTACAGCCCCTAATAAACTCAGTAATGTCCAGTGCccgttttttttgtgttttttttaattttcctttgTACATTAAGTAAACAATCACATTCTGATTCCATTCAAGTCTTTTGGAGCCTTGCTAATGCCTTCATTGGACATTTGGCATAATTGCTTTGAAAGAAATGCTGGCCATTTATCTAATGACTAAGAGAGTCCATGTAGCCCCAGAGAACATTAGCAATTTAACAGAGAACTGAGTGTTGATTTTCTCCATTTCCATTATACAGAGGACTGGTGAGTATGATCTGTGCTGCAACACCTCCAGAATTTATTGACTTCTATGGTTGATTCTTTGTAGATTTTTCTCCTCTAGAACAAATTCAGTAACTATTTCTTAATAAAAAGGCAGAAATTAACAGAAGGTAACTTTTCAAACTTGCAGTATCGCATGTGCATTCTGGGTCACCAAACGAGAAAGATAC
It encodes the following:
- the SSX2IP gene encoding afadin- and alpha-actinin-binding protein isoform X1 yields the protein MGDWNTVTVPALSPDNITWYTSGRNMSPSSLSAQQAHCSPLPLSKSAHSFFSAFCTEENVEQSLSYLNRELTTLGFPSLYADSRGKELNVVSVLNCVNDMLLLQRKTLRAQEETETQHLKLGSDMDHLQNSYTKLKEQLEASRREIVGLQERDRQLQCKNRNLHQLLKTEKDEVQKLQNIVASRATQYNHDMKRKEREYNKLKERFHQLLMNKKDKKMTMDVLNYVGRVDGKRGAWRTGKTEARNEEEMFKALLNEYEQRQKQLLIENAELKKLLQQMKKEIISLLPSQKQKPKEKAEDGNGTVLSDMEEDSGEANKENVWELSCETVREQLANSIRKQWRMLKNHVENLDNQVSHVHSGSPNEKDTISRESHELEVERLQLEIQQCKEMVKTQQQLLQQQLTSPCDDDTNMLLKDCYLLEEKERLKEEWKLFREQKKNFERERKSFTEAAIRLGLERKAFEEDRGTWLKQQFLSMTPDQNKCDNAKPQSAFWGSTDSDYPLANFRYRQKKLNHMTNASKFSDVCQAALHILENSAPLDKTPDDRKPSQVRKEQLRKMQTTDASPVAQDDADSLHMPLPANLCTDHIDNLP
- the SSX2IP gene encoding afadin- and alpha-actinin-binding protein isoform X2 → MGDWNTVTVPALSPDNITWYTSGRNMSPSSLSAQQAHCSPLPLSKSAHSFFSAFCTEENVEQSLSYLNRELTTLGFPSLYADSRGKELNVVSVLNCVNDMLLLQRKTLRAQEETETQHLKLGSDMDHLQNSYTKLKEQLEASRREIVGLQERDRQLQCKNRNLHQLLKTEKDEVQKLQNIVASRATQYNHDMKRKEREYNKLKERFHQLLMNKKDKKMTMDVLNYVGRVDGKRGAWRTGKTEARNEEEMFKALLNEYEQRQKQLLIENAELKKLLQQMKKEIISLLPSQKQKPKEKAEDGNGTVLSDMEEDSGEANKENVWELSCETVREQLANSIRKQWRMLKNHVENLDNQVSHVHSGSPNEKDTISRESHELEVERLQLEIQQCKEMVKTQQQLLQQLTSPCDDDTNMLLKDCYLLEEKERLKEEWKLFREQKKNFERERKSFTEAAIRLGLERKAFEEDRGTWLKQQFLSMTPDQNKCDNAKPQSAFWGSTDSDYPLANFRYRQKKLNHMTNASKFSDVCQAALHILENSAPLDKTPDDRKPSQVRKEQLRKMQTTDASPVAQDDADSLHMPLPANLCTDHIDNLP